From the genome of Perca fluviatilis chromosome 1, GENO_Pfluv_1.0, whole genome shotgun sequence, one region includes:
- the pgap4 gene encoding transmembrane protein 246 has product MPRCRAFLGQYLRWSNAVTQAAALCVVTFCLVLPLCCHRMLYSYFFVRSLYLDSMSDQALQESLDRGRAALLFWQGASAAPPPSTASRFGDVAQRPELLVTVVTARRSEGRDFHYLLQVTRQLSGLLGGCGARPCAEVLVCDVESGHLENQDAKLLEAHFRVIRRSPAEQQRDGRERANTFEREKRDYVFCLRKGWELVQPRHVIVLEDDALPKPDFFSVVKELLSRRFALETLYVKLYHPERLQRYWNPEPYRILEWVGLGLVGATALLLAAPLWNACSFSFSPSAGHLLFFTLYVMAAAELLGRHYLLEARRLSPQLYAVSPATECCTPAMLFPGNASLRVAEYLDGSFCAKGNAKDMVLYRMARTIPGERAHSVEPNLITHIGAFSSVRANPARPKLL; this is encoded by the exons ATGCCTCGATGCCGAGCGTTCCTCGGTCAGTACCTGCGATGGTCCAACGCCGTGACCCAGGCGGCGGCGCTGTGCGTGGTCACCTTCTGCCTGGTGCTCCCCCTGTGCTGCCACCGGATGCTCTACTCCTACTTCTTCGTCCGCTCCCTCTACCTGGACTCCATGAGCGACCAGGCGCTGCAGGAGAGCCTGGACCGCGGCCGCGCCGCGCTGCTCTTCTGGCAGGGCGCCTCCGCAGCTCCTCCTCCCTCCACAGCTTCCAGATTCGGCGACGTCGCCCAGCGCCCCGAGCTGCTGGTTACCGTGGTGACGGCCAGGCGGAGTGAGGGGCGGGACTTCCACTACCTGCTCCAGGTGACTCGGCAGCTGAGCGGCCTGCTGGGGGGCTGCGGGGCGCGGCCGTGCGCCGAGGTCTTGGTCTGCGACGTGGAAAGCGGGCACCTGGAGAACCAGGACGCCAAACTGCTGGAGGCCCACTTCAG GGTGATCCGGCGTTCCCCGGCGGAGCAGCAGAGGGACGGCCGGGAGCGAGCCAACACCTTcgagagggagaagagggatTACGTCTTCTGTCTCCGCAAAGGCTGGGAGCTGGTGCAGCCCAGACACGTGATCGTCCTGGAGGACGACGCGCTGCCGAAGCCAGACTTCTTCTCCGTGGTGAAGGAGCTGCTGTCTCGCCGCTTCGCCCTGGAGACGCTCTACGTCAAGCTGTACCACCCGGAGCGGCTGCAGCGCTACTGGAACCCCGAGCCCTACCGCATCCTGGAGTGGGTGGGCCTGGGCCTGGTCGGGGCCACGGCCCTCCTGCTCGCCGCGCCGCTCTGGAACGCctgctccttctccttctcgCCGTCGGCCGGCCACCTCCTCTTCTTCACGCTCTACGTCATGGCGGCCGCCGAGCTGCTGGGGCGCCACTACCTCCTGGAGGCGCGCAGGCTCTCCCCGCAGCTCTACGCCGTCTCCCCGGCGACGGAGTGCTGCACGCCGGCCATGCTGTTCCCCGGCAACGCCTCGCTGCGGGTGGCCGAGTATCTGGACGGCTCGTTCTGCGCCAAGGGCAACGCCAAGGACATGGTTCTGTACCGGATGGCGAGGACGATCCCCGGGGAGAGGGCGCACAGCGTGGAACCCAACCTCATCACGCACATCGGGGCCTTTTCCTCGGTGAGGGCCAATCCAGCCAGGCCCAAACTCCtctga